A DNA window from Bacillus sp. E(2018) contains the following coding sequences:
- a CDS encoding S41 family peptidase, giving the protein MNVNKKMLALLIVLSLLVGAGGMYGSMALFGNDSKYVQNGEVNDLPKTATKVENDEEFAKLQKTYEIISSRYVEDVDRDKLLEGAIQGMVKTLKDPYSVYMDEETASQFSQSLDSSFEGIGAEVSMVDGKVTIVAPFKDSPAEKAGLKPNDQIITIDGKSVEGLDLYKAVLKIRGEKGSVVTLGVKRTGVNDVMPVKVTRDEIPIETVYSDIEEVKGKKIGVLEITSFSEKTGADFKKQLTELEKEKIDGLVIDVRGNPGGYLEAVDSILRQIIPEKKPFVQIEDRKGNKERYVSTLKEKKDYPIIGLIDKGSASASEILAAALKEAGNYDLVGEKSFGKGTVQQSIDLGDGSNIKLTLFKWLTPDGNWIHKKGVKPTFEVKQPDYFYTNPITVEKKALEFDMNNEQVKNAQVMLNGLGFQTGREDGYFDEKTQAAVTAFQRANDLPATGKVDTKTAGKMESKVIDSIRDDKNDVQRKTAIELLAK; this is encoded by the coding sequence ATGAACGTAAATAAAAAAATGTTGGCCCTGCTGATTGTTCTTTCCTTGCTTGTTGGTGCCGGTGGCATGTATGGTTCGATGGCACTGTTTGGAAACGATTCGAAGTATGTTCAGAACGGTGAAGTAAACGATCTGCCGAAGACCGCAACGAAAGTCGAAAACGATGAAGAGTTTGCAAAGCTTCAAAAGACGTATGAGATTATCTCTTCTCGTTATGTGGAAGATGTTGATCGTGACAAACTCCTTGAAGGTGCCATTCAAGGAATGGTCAAAACGTTAAAAGATCCATATTCTGTTTATATGGATGAAGAGACAGCCAGTCAGTTTTCACAATCACTTGATTCTTCCTTTGAAGGAATCGGGGCAGAAGTAAGCATGGTAGACGGTAAAGTAACGATCGTCGCACCGTTCAAAGATTCACCTGCCGAAAAAGCAGGACTAAAGCCGAACGATCAGATCATCACGATCGACGGTAAAAGTGTTGAAGGACTTGATCTGTATAAAGCCGTATTAAAAATCCGCGGTGAAAAAGGATCTGTCGTAACACTTGGTGTAAAACGTACAGGTGTAAATGATGTAATGCCGGTTAAAGTAACACGTGATGAAATTCCGATCGAGACCGTTTACTCTGATATTGAAGAAGTAAAAGGTAAAAAGATCGGTGTACTAGAAATCACATCTTTCTCAGAAAAAACGGGAGCTGATTTCAAGAAACAGCTAACAGAGCTAGAAAAAGAAAAGATTGATGGTCTAGTGATTGACGTTCGTGGTAATCCAGGAGGCTATCTAGAGGCAGTTGACAGCATCCTTCGTCAAATCATTCCTGAGAAGAAGCCATTCGTTCAGATCGAAGACCGTAAAGGAAACAAAGAACGTTATGTTTCGACGTTAAAAGAAAAGAAAGATTATCCGATCATCGGTTTGATCGACAAAGGTAGTGCGTCAGCGTCTGAAATTTTAGCTGCTGCCTTAAAAGAAGCAGGAAACTATGACCTAGTCGGTGAGAAGTCATTCGGTAAAGGGACTGTTCAGCAATCGATTGATCTTGGTGATGGATCGAATATCAAGCTGACACTGTTTAAGTGGCTGACACCGGATGGTAACTGGATTCACAAAAAAGGGGTAAAGCCTACTTTTGAAGTGAAGCAGCCAGACTATTTCTACACAAACCCGATCACAGTTGAGAAGAAAGCGTTAGAGTTTGATATGAACAATGAGCAGGTGAAGAACGCTCAAGTGATGTTGAACGGTTTAGGGTTCCAAACGGGAAGAGAAGATGGATACTTTGATGAAAAGACGCAAGCTGCGGTAACTGCGTTCCAGCGTGCGAACGACTTGCCAGCAACAGGGAAAGTAGATACGAAGACAGCTGGTAAGATGGAGTCAAAAGTGATCGATTCAATCCGTGATGATAAGAACGATGTTCAGCGTAAAACGGCGATTGAATTGCTTGCAAAATAA
- a CDS encoding M23 family metallopeptidase has protein sequence MKRKVVGTVLSLSLALGAFTMYHSESVVHAESLSSIKKKQQENAKKAEAAKSKLDKNKSSQAAIEAEVARIDKLSSETDLKVQAKQTDIKETKEEIDVLKGEIAVVQKRIDKRDALLKERINSMYESGGAVSYLEVVLGSKDFGDFLDRVLALNMIAEQDRQLLEEQKKDKELLEKKMADVEKKLVNLQNAMKELQVLQKQLKAQMDEKTRLMASLKKEEDSLHAEAHKIENEGALLKSQEEAFRAEQARAAAREKAARESSSGGSAPSMGPVSGNGMIIKPAAGRISSGFGNRSSGMHEGIDIAQGGTVPIYAAADGTVIKSEYSSSYGNVVYISHSIGGQQWTTVYAHMSSRAVSGGSVSKGQFLGNMGNTGHSFGQHLHFELHKGPWNAGKTNAVNPAAYW, from the coding sequence ATGAAAAGGAAAGTGGTTGGTACAGTGCTTTCACTAAGTTTAGCACTGGGCGCCTTTACTATGTATCACTCTGAATCCGTCGTTCACGCGGAATCTTTATCAAGCATCAAGAAAAAACAACAAGAAAATGCAAAGAAAGCGGAGGCTGCAAAATCAAAGCTGGACAAGAACAAAAGCAGCCAAGCAGCGATTGAGGCTGAAGTAGCTAGAATTGATAAGCTTTCTTCTGAAACAGATCTTAAAGTACAAGCCAAACAAACAGATATTAAAGAAACAAAAGAAGAGATCGACGTGTTAAAAGGCGAGATTGCTGTTGTTCAAAAGCGAATCGATAAGCGCGATGCTCTATTAAAAGAACGTATTAACTCTATGTATGAATCTGGGGGAGCTGTTTCTTACTTAGAAGTTGTTCTTGGTTCAAAAGATTTTGGTGATTTTCTTGACCGCGTTCTAGCATTGAACATGATTGCAGAACAAGATCGTCAGCTTTTAGAAGAACAAAAGAAAGATAAAGAGCTTCTAGAGAAAAAGATGGCAGACGTTGAGAAAAAACTAGTAAATCTTCAAAACGCAATGAAAGAACTACAAGTGTTACAAAAGCAGTTAAAAGCGCAGATGGATGAGAAAACGCGTCTAATGGCTTCTCTTAAAAAAGAAGAAGACTCGTTACATGCTGAAGCACACAAGATTGAAAACGAAGGTGCACTTCTAAAATCTCAAGAAGAGGCGTTCCGTGCTGAACAAGCTCGTGCAGCTGCACGTGAAAAAGCAGCTCGTGAATCATCTTCAGGTGGATCAGCTCCTTCAATGGGACCTGTTTCAGGTAACGGTATGATCATCAAACCTGCTGCTGGAAGAATTTCTTCTGGATTTGGTAACAGAAGCAGCGGTATGCATGAAGGAATCGACATCGCTCAAGGTGGAACCGTTCCGATCTATGCAGCTGCAGATGGTACAGTAATTAAATCAGAGTACTCCTCTTCATACGGAAACGTTGTATACATCTCTCACTCAATCGGTGGGCAGCAATGGACAACGGTTTACGCTCACATGAGCAGCCGCGCTGTATCAGGCGGATCTGTTTCAAAAGGGCAGTTCCTAGGCAACATGGGGAACACTGGACACTCATTTGGTCAGCATTTACACTTTGAACTTCACAAAGGACCTTGGAATGCAGGAAAAACAAATGCTGTAAATCCTGCGGCTTACTGGTAA
- the ftsX gene encoding permease-like cell division protein FtsX, translated as MKIRTLKRHFVEAFKSMGRNGWMSFASISAVTVTLLLVSVFLAILLNINYIASQIEDDVQIRAYIERTEKPERYDAYKQELEKLGKVKTVEYQSKEEGLDELIESLGDEGEAFSSLKNENPLRDAFIIYTEKPQDTAAVAKEVEKFKFVNKVEYGQGTVEKLFKVTDVARNVGIVLVLGLVFTAMFLISNTIKLTIVTRRREIEIMKLVGATNGFIRWPFFIEGFALGVAGAILPIVVITVGYQAIFDIVNQKLGTVFIELLPVTPLIPQLALLMILIGGVIGVWGSLTSVRKFLKI; from the coding sequence ATGAAGATTAGAACATTAAAACGACATTTCGTAGAAGCATTCAAGAGCATGGGAAGAAACGGCTGGATGTCCTTTGCTTCCATCTCTGCGGTAACGGTAACATTGCTATTAGTAAGTGTGTTCTTGGCAATCCTCTTGAACATTAACTATATTGCAAGTCAGATCGAAGATGATGTACAGATCAGAGCGTACATCGAACGAACGGAAAAACCTGAAAGATACGATGCTTACAAACAAGAGCTTGAAAAACTCGGTAAAGTAAAAACGGTTGAGTATCAATCTAAAGAAGAAGGCCTTGATGAATTGATTGAAAGTCTTGGAGATGAAGGAGAAGCTTTCTCATCTCTAAAGAATGAAAATCCATTGCGAGATGCGTTCATCATCTATACAGAAAAGCCGCAAGATACGGCTGCTGTAGCAAAAGAAGTTGAGAAATTTAAATTTGTAAACAAAGTTGAGTACGGACAAGGGACCGTCGAGAAACTTTTTAAAGTAACAGATGTTGCCCGCAACGTTGGGATCGTCCTCGTATTAGGACTCGTATTCACAGCGATGTTCCTTATCTCAAATACTATAAAATTAACGATTGTAACACGACGACGCGAGATTGAAATTATGAAACTCGTTGGTGCGACGAATGGATTTATCCGCTGGCCGTTCTTCATTGAAGGTTTTGCATTAGGTGTAGCGGGCGCAATACTTCCGATTGTTGTTATCACGGTAGGCTATCAAGCCATTTTCGATATCGTTAATCAAAAATTAGGAACAGTATTCATTGAGCTATTGCCAGTTACACCACTTATCCCGCAGCTAGCGCTGTTGATGATTCTGATCGGTGGAGTGATCGGCGTTTGGGGAAGCTTAACATCTGTTCGTAAGTTCTTGAAGATTTAG
- the ftsE gene encoding cell division ATP-binding protein FtsE codes for MIEMVDVWKTYPNGVMALNGIDVYIEKGEFVYVVGPSGAGKSTFIKCMYREEKPTQGSIIINGTNLAKVKERQIPKVRRKIGVIFQDFKLLPRLTVYENVAFALEVIEESPKVIRERVMEVLDLVKLKNKARMFPDELSGGEQQRVSIARSIVNHPPVVIADEPTGNLDPETAWEIMEIFKEINARGTTVVMATHNKEIVNTITKRVIAIEGGRIVRDEAKGDYGYED; via the coding sequence TTGATAGAAATGGTTGATGTATGGAAAACATACCCGAACGGTGTTATGGCACTTAACGGGATTGACGTCTACATAGAAAAAGGTGAATTTGTTTATGTAGTCGGACCAAGTGGAGCAGGTAAATCCACGTTTATAAAATGTATGTATCGTGAAGAAAAACCGACACAAGGTTCAATTATCATTAATGGAACAAACCTTGCAAAAGTAAAAGAAAGACAGATTCCTAAAGTACGAAGAAAGATCGGAGTTATCTTCCAAGACTTTAAACTGTTGCCGCGTTTAACGGTATACGAAAACGTAGCTTTTGCACTTGAAGTTATTGAAGAATCTCCAAAAGTGATCAGAGAACGTGTTATGGAAGTTCTTGATCTTGTAAAACTAAAAAACAAAGCGCGCATGTTCCCAGACGAGCTATCAGGTGGAGAGCAGCAGCGTGTATCAATCGCACGTTCGATCGTAAACCATCCACCAGTTGTTATCGCGGATGAGCCGACAGGTAACCTTGATCCAGAAACAGCGTGGGAGATCATGGAGATCTTTAAAGAGATCAACGCTCGTGGAACGACAGTTGTTATGGCAACTCATAATAAAGAAATCGTAAATACAATCACAAAGCGCGTAATTGCCATCGAAGGCGGCCGAATTGTACGTGATGAGGCGAAAGGGGATTACGGCTATGAAGATTAG
- a CDS encoding YitT family protein: MRKRRGILNPTVELILEYVYVVIGSGLVALAFSVFLLPNQIASGGVSGISTILYGLFQWKPSIVQWSLNIPLFFAGLFFLGRRFGAKTLVGTVVLPFFVFIFESWGAATEDPLLGAIFGGLGIGAGLGIVFRGKASTGGVDLLAQIVHKYTGASLGSIILLIDGTIVTSSALFFGIEQALYALIAMFITAKTIDVVQIGLGTTKMALIISDKEDELRQGILTHIYRGVTKINAFGGYTQDERPMLMVVVAQYEVTKLKQYVKGVDPDAFVIVVNANEVLGEGFKRG, from the coding sequence ATGCGAAAACGACGCGGGATCTTAAACCCGACCGTTGAACTCATTTTAGAATATGTATATGTTGTGATTGGATCAGGACTTGTTGCACTCGCATTCTCGGTATTCCTATTGCCGAATCAGATCGCCTCTGGTGGTGTGAGTGGGATATCGACGATTTTATATGGACTCTTTCAATGGAAGCCTTCTATTGTTCAGTGGAGTTTAAACATTCCGCTCTTCTTTGCGGGATTGTTTTTCCTCGGCCGGCGATTCGGTGCGAAAACACTCGTCGGAACAGTCGTGCTTCCGTTCTTTGTTTTTATCTTTGAAAGCTGGGGAGCAGCGACAGAAGATCCATTGCTTGGCGCGATTTTTGGTGGCCTTGGAATCGGGGCTGGTCTCGGGATCGTGTTTCGTGGAAAAGCTTCTACAGGAGGCGTTGATCTGCTCGCACAAATCGTCCATAAATATACAGGTGCTTCACTCGGGTCGATCATCCTCCTCATAGACGGAACGATTGTGACGTCGTCTGCCCTATTCTTCGGGATTGAACAAGCTCTGTATGCACTCATTGCGATGTTCATTACGGCAAAAACGATCGATGTTGTACAGATCGGACTTGGAACGACGAAGATGGCGTTGATCATCTCAGATAAAGAGGATGAGCTCCGCCAGGGCATACTGACTCACATTTATCGTGGCGTTACGAAAATCAATGCATTCGGTGGCTACACGCAAGACGAACGACCGATGCTGATGGTCGTTGTCGCTCAATATGAAGTAACAAAACTGAAACAATACGTAAAAGGTGTGGATCCAGATGCTTTCGTAATCGTTGTTAATGCGAACGAAGTGTTAGGAGAAGGCTTTAAACGAGGATAA
- a CDS encoding BCCT family transporter — MSTRDRKGKSVLYISLLLTVMFICWGIFFKKSLATVTNGIYSYTIDYLGWIYLASALFFVLFSVYLLLSKYGRIRLGKETDRPEFKTSSWLAMLFGAGMGIGIVYWSVAEPVTHYVTPPYGEGFTDASAKVAMKYTFFHWGLHPWAVYAVIGLALAFFQYNKKLPASISSAFYPLLGDKIYGPIGKTIDILAVFATVFGIATSLGFGALQISGGFHFLFDVPDTLSVQILIIAVATILFLISISTGLEKGIQYLSNTAMILSFLIMFLVLILGPTFVIFNLFFNSLGNYLNDFLQMSLRSAPFSKGEWIGNWTLFYWAWWIAWAPFVGMFIARVSKGRTIKEFILGVLVAPTLGTCFWIAIFGGTGLHYVQNLGNHELAKNIADNVSLSIFYLFDAMPFSTILSLIGLAVVITYYITVADTATFVLGMLSESGNLNPSNRIKITWGVVQSLVAVVLLTAGGLTILQTVSIATALPFAIIMVFMCWSLMKGLSSEIKKPKEKE, encoded by the coding sequence ATGAGTACTCGAGATCGTAAAGGGAAAAGTGTTCTTTATATATCATTGCTTTTGACAGTGATGTTTATATGTTGGGGGATATTCTTTAAGAAGAGCCTAGCAACAGTAACAAATGGCATTTATAGCTATACCATCGATTATCTAGGATGGATCTATCTTGCTTCCGCTTTATTTTTTGTTTTGTTCTCTGTCTATCTATTACTTTCTAAATATGGGCGTATCCGATTAGGAAAAGAAACAGATCGTCCAGAATTTAAAACATCTTCATGGTTGGCAATGCTTTTTGGAGCAGGTATGGGAATTGGGATCGTGTACTGGAGTGTTGCAGAGCCTGTAACACACTATGTGACGCCTCCATATGGAGAAGGATTCACCGATGCTTCAGCAAAGGTAGCAATGAAATATACGTTTTTCCATTGGGGATTACATCCTTGGGCAGTTTATGCCGTCATTGGTTTAGCGTTAGCTTTCTTTCAATATAATAAAAAGCTTCCAGCATCAATCAGCTCTGCTTTTTATCCATTGTTAGGAGATAAAATTTATGGTCCGATCGGTAAGACGATCGATATCCTTGCTGTTTTTGCTACAGTATTTGGTATTGCAACATCACTAGGTTTTGGAGCTCTTCAAATTTCTGGCGGCTTCCATTTCTTATTTGATGTTCCAGATACACTATCTGTACAAATTCTCATTATCGCAGTAGCCACGATTTTATTCTTGATTTCTATTTCAACAGGATTAGAAAAAGGGATTCAATATTTATCAAACACCGCAATGATCTTGTCTTTCTTGATCATGTTCTTAGTCTTGATTCTTGGTCCAACATTTGTGATCTTTAACTTATTCTTTAACTCACTAGGTAACTATTTAAATGATTTCCTACAGATGAGTTTAAGATCAGCTCCATTCAGTAAAGGGGAGTGGATCGGAAATTGGACGCTCTTCTATTGGGCTTGGTGGATTGCTTGGGCACCATTCGTGGGCATGTTTATCGCCAGAGTTTCAAAAGGTAGAACGATTAAAGAATTTATTCTAGGTGTTTTAGTAGCGCCAACATTAGGAACGTGCTTTTGGATCGCCATTTTTGGAGGAACAGGACTTCATTACGTTCAAAACCTAGGCAATCACGAACTAGCGAAAAATATTGCAGACAATGTGTCTCTGTCGATTTTCTATCTATTTGATGCAATGCCGTTCAGCACGATTCTTAGTTTGATCGGACTAGCAGTAGTGATCACCTATTATATTACGGTCGCAGATACGGCTACATTTGTTCTAGGGATGCTCAGTGAATCAGGTAACTTAAATCCATCAAACAGAATTAAAATTACGTGGGGTGTGGTACAATCACTGGTTGCTGTTGTGTTATTAACAGCTGGCGGATTGACTATTCTACAAACAGTCTCTATCGCGACAGCACTTCCATTCGCAATAATCATGGTATTTATGTGCTGGTCCTTAATGAAAGGGTTAAGCAGCGAAATAAAGAAACCAAAAGAAAAAGAGTAA